The genomic DNA gtttgataaaaaagTTGTGCtcatttttaattaacaattcTTCTTATTGATGTAGTGCAtgacttattttttaatttttttttttgatcttCGATGATGCTTAAAGTGCAAGTAAACCCAACCGAcatttgaaagatttcaaataTTCATACAAACTTCCAGGTTTGTCACGTGATCAACAAACCATCTGTTTCGTTGTTGATTTGGAGTCTGGGCCGACTTTCAGAACAAGGGGCGTTCGCCATATATTTGCAAGTATTGGAAGTGTATTGGTGAACAAATACTTGCTGAAGTTCTACTCCGCCATGGGAAATTGTCATACTGTTGGACCAAATGAAGCCTTAGTTCGTTCAGGTAAAGTTATTTTTGCATGATTTCTTTCTGCGTCATGGCGAACGATGCGTGACAAGTAAAGGTTGTAACCAACAAATATTGATCTCGATTCGTTCTCTTTTTGAGCTACAATTTTAGTGTTTTCCAGCAAAAATCACTGATACTTAATGATTATTTAGGTATTGGAATCCGGTACGagattataaataattattctGTGGAAGATAGAAGTGCCTCTGACTCTGTGTAACTTCACTCCGACCGTGATACAAACAAGAACTTTCCGCATTCTAATCATGTTGCATACAACTCATGATTTTCAGGTGGCTGTTGTGGTAATGATGCAAAGAAAACCGTTATTGGGGGTTGGGTATGGGCTTGGTGGCTTGTCACTGACGTTCAGTCGTAAGTATGAGTAAAAATTGGTCTAGTTTTGAGATCAGAGCATATGATCTTCTCTCCTATAGATAATTGTCTTCCCGTTGAAAACAGGTGCCAAGCATTATGCGAAATATACTGCACTTGGACAGTTTCTGACCAAGCAGAATGGTTATATCGGAGTTGGATGATCCAGAAATCATGTGGAAATAAAACTTACAAAGCTTTACTTGGCTTCTGTAAAACTATACCTCTTATACCGATGTTTGTGTACAAAATGTCACCGGCTCTTTGtctggattttaattttttgctgacttttcattttgctttcacATAATGTCATCGCTTTCAAAAGCGTTGAAATTtcagaaagaaatatttgtatTAACTTATTTAGTGGAAAATGGAAATTTCATGTTTTGGTTTAAATGTAATATTTGTTACATATGACTACTATTCACGGTCTTACGATCGGGCTAAAAATAGTCTTCATATTTGTAAATCTGTTTATATCGTGACCTGATAAAATGTTCCCCTCCCTTATTAACTTCCTTACGCGTTTCAGTCATGTATTTTAGGTAAATATCTTGTCCAGAATTATTTTTCaccgattttgaatttttgttttaaaatcccTACTAAAGAAATATAATTTGATTCTTGGTTACCATAAGTTTATTTTGAATGATTTTGGATATTGTTCGAGGCAGAGTCATATCTGCAatgttaacttgttatcaaaGTATTAAAAGTACAATTTAGAATAACTAGCTTGGTGCAAGAAAATCTTCCGAAgactttaaaagaaatttgtgaCTATCTAGTGCCTTTCAACTTTTTGTAAAGTGGTAGAAAATTATGGCTAAACAGCCTTCAAAAACTTGTAGCTCAAAAGTTGTTGGATGATTTTagattttgtcagttttttttaacagtgaTTTTCTTTAATAGCATAACATTGGAGGTGATGACTCTCAACCCAAGATGTGAAAAGGTGGAGACAGCGCAGGGTGTTGCTGTGACTGTGACAGGTGTTGCTCAAGTAAAAGTCATGACAGAACCTGAACTTCTCAAGACAGCCTGTGAACAGTTTCTGGGAAGAACAACCAGCCAAATTGAAAACATTATCCTTCAAACACTGGAGGGACATCTCCGAGCCATTCTTGGTACTTTGTCTGTGGAGGAGATTTACAAAGGTATGAGGCCAAATTTTTTTACTGACAGAGTGTAAACTTGGTCTTTCCTTAGGTCTGATTAAGAGACCTTGAAGTGGTTACAGAAAATCTTAGGGTGTTACAGTGATGTATTGTGCTGTGTATCGTTTAGGTTTAGAGTATTTCAAGGATGATCTCTCTTTCAAATTAATTATCCTTAGACTTTCAGACATTACAATGTGTCACATTGTAGTTACATCTACCAAAGATACAGATGATGAAAATacagagaaaaaatattattatggGATATAGCCTTGATACATTGTCAAATTCTCAAAGCTAAGGTACAAGCTGTGTATGGCAACCAGTAATGGAGATCTTGTAGTCAGATCTTAGGATTGAAAGGACTGTTGACATCAATTATAGCCTATTGTTGATgccactcttttttttttttttaattttttttttataatttttttttaaaagatcgTGAAGCATTTGCTGCCCTGGTACGTGAAGTGGCTTCTCCTGATGTAGGAAGGATGGGCATTGAAATCCTCAGCTTCACCATCAAGGACATTGAGGATCATGTTGATTATCTAGACTCATTGGGTAAAACTCAGACAGCCAAAGTGAAGAGGGATGCAGATATAGGAGTGGCTGAATCAAACAGGGATGCAGGAATAAGAGTATGTattttacaaatgaaaattcaacCTACAAGGCACAAAGACTGTtaaagatttgtttgtttgccctTTTGCCAtgttataatttgttttatatgtGTGTGTCATATTTATAATGTCCATACATTTTAAAGCAGAGAGGtaatgaaaagaaggaaaattttttattgtgtgTGTAAAGATCAAGCTCTCAGAACTAGAATTATAAGCAAGATTTGGGAGAGGGTACACTGAATTGATTTTAAGattgtgggagtgaaagtgttTAGAAATGGTTTGATTAGCAAGTCTTGGAAGTACTTTTAAATATGTGgtttgataataaataaataataacttgTAACTCTTTTGCACAAGGATTAACTCATGGTTAAATTGAATAATTTCTTAAGTTTACAATCCAAATGGCTTTAATTTTCTGGTGACAACGATCCAAAACTTTCTCAAATAAAGAACTTGAAAGtaaaattgttgatttttttatcagGAAGCAGAGTGCGAGAAAGAAAAGATGGATGTAGCTTACCAAGCCCAAACAAATATTGCAGACTCTTCAAGAGAATTTCAGATGCAGAAAGCTGCCTTTGACCAGGAAGTAAATGCCAGAAAAGCTGAAGCAGAACTTTCCTATGAATTGCAGGtaaatttatagttttcttaCCCGTTGCATGTTCCAGTTGTATAGTGAGTTATCAGTTGCACCAAAATATTGTAGATAAAAAGGCTGGGATTGATTTGAGGAATGGAGGAAACAAGATAGAATCCTTATTGTATATTCATTGCCCATATGTCTCCTTAACTCCTGCGAGTGActaagacaaaatttctcttaacaatatgaatgcaatatcaagcagtcaagtgatgagaattaggaaaaatatcaattaggagattgCCAAATTCCTT from Pocillopora verrucosa isolate sample1 chromosome 2, ASM3666991v2, whole genome shotgun sequence includes the following:
- the LOC131782561 gene encoding flotillin-2a-like, whose product is MGNCHTVGPNEALVRSGGCCGNDAKKTVIGGWVWAWWLVTDVQSITLEVMTLNPRCEKVETAQGVAVTVTGVAQVKVMTEPELLKTACEQFLGRTTSQIENIILQTLEGHLRAILGTLSVEEIYKDREAFAALVREVASPDVGRMGIEILSFTIKDIEDHVDYLDSLGKTQTAKVKRDADIGVAESNRDAGIREAECEKEKMDVAYQAQTNIADSSREFQMQKAAFDQEVNARKAEAELSYELQAAKEKQKIRAEEIQIDVVERKKQIEVEEKEVARKDKELVATVKRPAEAESYRVETIAQGKRTQTVFSAQADAERIKMTGSSEASAIEAVGKAEAEGMRQKAAAYKMYGDAALTALVLEALPKVAAEVAAPLAKTDQIVLVGDSGSGVTGEVSKLVSELPPAVQALTGVDLSGVLKKIPGAK